The following proteins are co-located in the Gemmatimonadota bacterium genome:
- a CDS encoding GPP34 family phosphoprotein: MLRFAEEILLLLYDEDRGDFAPGLTPDTMNIVLAGAVLMDLALENRIDTDLEHLFLVDTTPLEDDLLDPTLADIARDTDTRDASYWVAQTAKRGDEIRDKALARLVNRGILEAESEDIFLLSRLVSRSRRYPTIDGQPVEEVRLRIMRVLFTDEIPDPRDIVIICLADACGVFKNILSQSELSEVQERIELIRKMDLIGQSVTRAIREHEPPVPAPTPRKEIPQAPGLPLLGNAIDMKRDLRSLLVKQYRNSGPIFRIKAFNRRFIALVGPEANTFVKRGGKYLRTLETWV, from the coding sequence ATGCTGAGATTTGCCGAAGAAATACTTCTACTCCTTTACGATGAAGACCGGGGTGATTTCGCGCCCGGCCTTACACCGGACACTATGAACATCGTCCTCGCCGGGGCCGTATTGATGGATTTGGCCCTGGAAAACCGCATCGATACCGATCTCGAGCATCTCTTTTTGGTTGACACCACGCCTCTCGAAGACGACCTGCTCGATCCCACTCTTGCCGACATCGCACGGGATACAGACACGCGAGATGCCAGCTATTGGGTCGCACAAACGGCCAAACGGGGCGACGAAATCCGCGATAAAGCACTTGCACGGTTGGTCAACCGGGGCATCCTGGAAGCCGAGTCTGAAGATATCTTTCTCCTCTCGCGCCTGGTGTCGCGCTCTCGCCGCTATCCAACCATTGATGGACAACCAGTAGAAGAAGTCCGGTTACGCATTATGCGCGTACTGTTCACCGATGAAATTCCAGATCCGCGCGACATCGTTATTATCTGTCTGGCAGATGCCTGCGGCGTGTTCAAGAATATTTTATCCCAGTCGGAACTATCGGAGGTACAAGAACGGATCGAACTGATTCGCAAAATGGACCTGATCGGGCAATCGGTTACCAGAGCGATCCGCGAGCATGAGCCTCCTGTCCCTGCCCCTACCCCACGCAAAGAGATACCGCAGGCACCGGGGTTGCCGCTTCTTGGCAACGCCATCGACATGAAGCGCGATTTGCGCTCGCTTCTCGTCAAACAATACCGAAATTCAGGTCCGATTTTTCGCATCAAGGCATTCAATCGCCGCTTCATCGCCCTCGTAGGTCCCGAGGCTAATACCTTCGTAAAGCGAGGGGGTAAGTACCTGCGCACGCTTGAAACCTGGGTGG